Proteins from a genomic interval of Acetobacterium woodii DSM 1030:
- a CDS encoding heme ABC transporter ATP-binding protein: MERLMPKIMLDFKDIVSGYGETNVLQGFNATICQGEFVGLIGPNGTGKSTLLKCLSGLLPVKSGVITLEEKNNLSYTQRERARMVAVVPQSFDIDYDFTVEDIVLMGRNPYLSYRSKESKNDYDIVTEAMRATKTLGFRKRLYNNLSGGEKQRVIIARAIAQEPDIILLDEPTSALDIHHQIEVMELIRNLNQEKSMTVVAVLHDINLAARYCNRLILMNEGKVIVDGTPKEVITEANLKKVYEMKMFIKENKLFGKPEIIPLRVIKESEDYRSLRIHVICGGNRAAQVLEELDAMGHRLSAGVVNQGSDDWTICDVLGIPMVVETPFNTISIEKQQENLVMMQDCDFVLISDLPFGYGNINNLMGLEDINGEIYFHQNCLNNDFTEGLLQKRLTEIKTHKTVNEINDHQEFVEKIKNLSHVKK, from the coding sequence ATGGAACGGTTAATGCCCAAAATTATGTTGGATTTTAAAGATATTGTCTCCGGTTACGGCGAAACTAATGTTTTACAGGGGTTTAATGCCACCATTTGTCAAGGCGAATTTGTTGGTCTGATTGGCCCCAATGGCACCGGAAAATCTACCCTGTTAAAATGTTTGTCGGGATTGCTGCCGGTAAAATCTGGAGTGATTACTCTGGAAGAAAAAAATAATCTCAGTTATACTCAAAGAGAACGGGCCAGAATGGTGGCAGTGGTTCCGCAGTCCTTTGATATTGACTATGACTTTACGGTCGAGGATATCGTCTTGATGGGCCGAAATCCCTACCTTAGCTATCGGAGCAAAGAAAGCAAAAATGATTATGATATTGTTACTGAAGCGATGCGGGCGACAAAAACCCTGGGTTTTCGAAAACGCTTATACAATAATCTTAGCGGGGGTGAAAAACAACGGGTTATTATTGCCCGGGCGATTGCTCAGGAACCGGATATTATTCTTCTCGATGAACCAACTTCGGCCTTGGATATTCACCATCAGATTGAAGTCATGGAGTTGATTCGCAACTTAAATCAGGAAAAATCGATGACCGTGGTGGCAGTTCTTCATGATATTAATCTGGCGGCCCGCTATTGTAACCGGCTGATCCTGATGAACGAGGGCAAAGTGATTGTTGACGGGACACCCAAGGAAGTCATCACCGAAGCCAATCTCAAAAAAGTTTATGAAATGAAGATGTTTATTAAAGAAAATAAGCTGTTTGGAAAACCGGAAATCATTCCGCTGCGGGTCATTAAGGAGTCGGAAGATTACCGGAGTTTGCGAATTCATGTTATTTGCGGCGGGAACCGGGCGGCTCAGGTTTTAGAAGAGCTGGACGCCATGGGACATCGGTTAAGTGCGGGTGTGGTGAATCAGGGGAGCGATGATTGGACAATCTGTGATGTGTTGGGAATTCCGATGGTGGTAGAGACACCGTTTAATACTATCAGTATCGAAAAACAGCAGGAAAATCTGGTAATGATGCAAGACTGCGATTTCGTGCTGATTTCAGATCTGCCCTTTGGTTATGGCAATATTAATAACCTGATGGGGCTGGAAGATATCAACGGGGAGATTTATTTTCACCAGAACTGTCTTAATAATGATTTTACCGAAGGTTTGTTGCAAAAACGGTTAACCGAAATCAAAACCCATAAAACGGTTAATGAAATCAATGACCATCAGGAATTTGTCGAAAAAATAAAAAATTTGTCGCATGTTAAAAAGTAG
- a CDS encoding FecCD family ABC transporter permease, protein MRKLKKYALPLSIIICLAIIYLCTLIGIASISFWDANKILLKQIAHINLGMENISDGAIAIIWNVRLPRVILAFLTGGALALCGAAYQGIFKNPMADPYILGVSSGAALGASIGIVMNLSSNFLGRNGIALLAFAGSFLTILLVYNISRVGRKVPVATLLLSGIAIGQSLGAFMSLLMIFNNDSMNQIIFWIMGSLNGKGWDQVLIILPYLLIGCVIMLTSVRELDIMLLGEETATQLGVNTEALKKKILFSSSLITAAVVAVTGIIGFVGLIVPHIVRMVTGPKHRTLVPFSVLFGGAFLILCDTLARSVTSQEIPVGVITAAFGGPFFVYLLRKRKKGGA, encoded by the coding sequence ATGAGAAAATTGAAAAAATATGCCTTGCCATTATCGATTATAATATGTTTGGCAATTATATATCTGTGTACTTTAATTGGGATTGCGTCCATTTCATTTTGGGACGCGAATAAAATTTTATTAAAGCAGATCGCTCATATTAATTTGGGGATGGAAAACATCAGCGACGGAGCGATCGCGATTATTTGGAATGTTCGGCTGCCAAGGGTAATCTTAGCATTTCTGACAGGTGGCGCGTTGGCATTATGCGGGGCGGCGTATCAGGGGATTTTTAAAAATCCAATGGCTGATCCGTATATATTGGGGGTGTCTTCCGGGGCCGCGTTAGGGGCATCGATTGGTATTGTAATGAATTTGTCCAGTAATTTTTTAGGCCGTAATGGGATTGCCCTGTTAGCTTTTGCAGGTTCCTTTTTAACTATTTTGCTGGTTTATAATATTTCCCGAGTTGGGCGCAAGGTGCCGGTGGCGACCTTGTTACTTAGCGGGATCGCGATTGGGCAATCGCTGGGTGCGTTTATGTCGCTGTTAATGATTTTTAATAATGACAGTATGAATCAAATTATTTTTTGGATCATGGGTAGTCTTAATGGTAAAGGGTGGGATCAGGTGTTAATCATATTGCCATATCTGCTGATTGGCTGTGTGATTATGTTAACTTCGGTTCGGGAGTTGGATATTATGCTGTTGGGTGAAGAAACCGCCACCCAATTGGGCGTGAATACTGAGGCGTTAAAAAAGAAAATCCTTTTTTCCTCGTCGCTGATCACGGCGGCAGTTGTGGCGGTTACCGGGATTATCGGTTTTGTTGGATTGATTGTTCCGCATATTGTTCGAATGGTCACAGGGCCAAAACACCGTACATTGGTACCATTTTCGGTATTGTTTGGCGGTGCCTTTCTAATTTTATGCGATACCCTGGCACGCTCGGTGACATCACAGGAGATTCCGGTGGGTGTGATTACAGCAGCCTTTGGGGGACCTTTCTTTGTCTATCTTTTGAGAAAACGAAAGAAAGGAGGGGCTTGA
- a CDS encoding ABC transporter substrate-binding protein, translating to MKKKWMRSLWIVFVVLTLMISFTGCQQSKTTTAVSGVETKSGATTYPVTVTDDLGNAVTIEKEPQKIVSLSPSSTEILFAIDQGDKVVGRTDYDDYPQEALAVTSIGDFNAPNIEKIMTLSPDLVLASDFISDDVRKQLEATGAKVVVFSPTSIDGIMNNIIMTGEVTNANDQATTVVKKMIADRQVIIDKVKTATTQKSVFVDVGDFFSAGPGSMMDSMLTDINAKNIAADAATPWPQLSTEQIITSNPDVYISLYSTPDQIKATPGFDKITAIKNDDIIYYKFLDPESNQIQRPGPRIVEGLALLAEDVYPEMFSK from the coding sequence ATGAAAAAGAAATGGATGCGAAGTTTATGGATTGTTTTTGTCGTTTTGACTTTAATGATATCCTTTACCGGATGCCAACAAAGCAAAACGACAACCGCTGTTTCGGGTGTTGAAACAAAAAGCGGCGCGACGACCTATCCGGTAACAGTAACGGATGATCTGGGAAATGCCGTTACGATTGAAAAAGAGCCTCAAAAAATTGTCTCACTATCACCGTCATCGACGGAAATTTTGTTCGCGATCGATCAAGGCGACAAGGTTGTTGGTCGGACGGATTATGATGATTATCCTCAAGAAGCTTTAGCAGTGACCAGCATTGGCGACTTTAATGCACCTAATATAGAAAAAATTATGACCTTGTCGCCCGATTTAGTATTGGCTTCAGACTTTATTTCCGATGATGTGCGAAAACAATTAGAAGCAACCGGAGCAAAAGTAGTGGTGTTCAGTCCAACAAGTATTGATGGAATCATGAATAATATTATCATGACCGGTGAAGTGACAAACGCCAATGATCAGGCGACAACAGTCGTTAAAAAAATGATTGCGGACCGTCAGGTCATCATCGATAAAGTGAAAACAGCCACGACTCAGAAATCGGTATTTGTTGATGTCGGCGACTTTTTTAGTGCCGGCCCCGGTTCGATGATGGATTCAATGCTGACCGATATCAATGCTAAAAATATTGCTGCCGATGCCGCAACCCCGTGGCCACAGCTTAGTACCGAACAGATTATTACCAGTAATCCGGATGTCTATATTTCGTTATACAGCACCCCGGACCAAATCAAGGCAACGCCGGGTTTTGATAAAATCACGGCGATTAAAAACGATGATATTATATATTATAAATTTTTAGATCCGGAAAGTAACCAGATTCAAAGACCTGGTCCCCGGATTGTCGAAGGATTGGCTTTGTTGGCAGAAGATGTTTATCCGGAAATGTTTTCAAAATAA
- a CDS encoding leucine-rich repeat domain-containing protein produces the protein MIRTLEKDKVKIYTQGKIVINENYDSIGFGAFENKTGLKKLTLPMGLTKIDKNAFKGCAALRTLKVPVTLKEIGEAACMGCANLLMIEIPDGIRIIPARTFKNCIALSQVEISNNSALSVIGESAFESCEELKGLVLPTTIKRIEKRTFYRTKNLKTFSFPQELKFIGKEAFYFSGLEGKLSIPEGVTEIEESAFYRCKNLTEVVIPKSVKRLGKWIFHGCSRLKYLTILHDVDFIGDWIINKNDTVIRCIKGSNVDDYCQAREFRTDYGSV, from the coding sequence ATGATCAGAACACTCGAAAAGGACAAGGTGAAAATCTATACACAGGGAAAAATAGTGATTAACGAAAATTATGATAGCATTGGCTTTGGTGCGTTTGAAAATAAAACAGGTCTGAAAAAGCTGACCCTACCCATGGGATTGACTAAAATTGATAAAAATGCCTTTAAAGGCTGTGCGGCGCTGAGAACACTTAAAGTACCGGTGACATTAAAAGAAATTGGGGAAGCGGCTTGCATGGGCTGTGCGAATTTGTTGATGATTGAAATTCCCGATGGGATTCGGATTATTCCGGCGCGTACTTTTAAAAACTGTATTGCTCTTTCGCAGGTCGAAATATCAAATAACAGCGCTTTAAGTGTCATTGGTGAAAGTGCCTTCGAATCATGTGAAGAATTAAAAGGACTGGTCTTACCGACGACCATTAAACGAATTGAAAAGCGTACTTTTTATCGGACTAAAAATCTGAAGACGTTCAGCTTTCCACAAGAACTAAAGTTTATTGGCAAAGAGGCCTTTTATTTTTCGGGATTGGAAGGGAAACTGAGTATTCCTGAAGGGGTGACCGAAATTGAAGAAAGTGCTTTTTATCGCTGCAAGAATCTTACTGAGGTAGTCATCCCAAAGAGTGTGAAACGGCTTGGAAAATGGATTTTTCATGGCTGCTCGCGGTTAAAATATCTAACAATTTTACATGATGTTGATTTTATTGGGGACTGGATTATTAATAAAAATGATACCGTTATTCGCTGTATTAAGGGTTCGAATGTTGATGATTATTGTCAAGCACGAGAATTTCGAACGGATTACGGATCCGTATAA
- a CDS encoding leucine-rich repeat domain-containing protein, producing MENYSKMAERPQTLVWHVNDTEDQKKIFDYREVRKLKNKQIDVTEPFNQVGAGAFRNITKVRRVVLANSVTVIGNEAFRGCTMLNKIEMSKQVWRIGKGAFYDCLRLKTINLPWRVKRIEEKTFKKCRSLDEIVLHDNISYIGDSAFLECESLTMMVLPDQLEEINFRTFCGCKNLETVKLPMNLKKIGREAFYNCGLLTIDFNEQLEIIDESAFLKCKNLCEIEIPPNVKRIGKWAFHGCTRLEKVVFHHDPEYLGEWLFNRKNIRVQCKQGSQVDQYCQRYEYQTEYLIDA from the coding sequence ATGGAAAATTATAGCAAAATGGCGGAGCGACCGCAAACGCTGGTATGGCATGTTAATGATACCGAAGACCAGAAGAAAATCTTTGATTACCGGGAAGTCAGAAAACTGAAAAATAAACAAATTGATGTAACGGAACCGTTTAATCAAGTTGGGGCGGGGGCATTTAGAAATATTACCAAGGTCAGAAGAGTTGTTTTAGCAAACAGTGTGACCGTGATTGGAAATGAAGCATTTCGCGGGTGCACGATGTTGAATAAGATTGAAATGTCGAAACAGGTATGGCGTATTGGAAAAGGGGCCTTTTATGATTGTCTGCGATTGAAAACGATCAATCTTCCCTGGCGAGTAAAAAGGATTGAAGAAAAAACATTTAAAAAATGCCGTTCTTTGGATGAAATTGTTTTGCATGATAATATCAGTTATATTGGTGATAGTGCTTTTTTAGAATGCGAATCCTTAACGATGATGGTATTGCCGGATCAATTGGAAGAAATAAATTTTAGAACTTTTTGTGGGTGCAAGAATTTAGAAACGGTGAAATTACCAATGAATTTGAAAAAAATAGGCCGCGAAGCATTTTACAATTGCGGACTTTTGACAATTGATTTTAATGAGCAGTTGGAAATCATTGATGAAAGTGCTTTTCTCAAATGCAAAAATTTGTGTGAGATTGAGATTCCCCCAAATGTTAAACGGATTGGGAAATGGGCGTTTCATGGTTGCACCCGATTGGAAAAAGTGGTTTTTCATCATGATCCGGAATATTTGGGAGAATGGCTTTTTAATCGAAAAAACATTAGGGTACAATGCAAACAAGGGTCGCAAGTGGATCAGTATTGTCAAAGATATGAATATCAGACTGAATATTTAATTGATGCGTAG
- a CDS encoding ECF transporter S component codes for MLQDKSLDDFLDLFLEKSDQNKPKKRIDDSLNIPIPIKRQEENVMVQDEAIDQGSKRKLSKRTWTALFMILVMIPLTIWFGISFMGDRKYYFISLVIVCYTVIPFFMVFEGRKPQARELIIIAVLAGIGVAGRAAFFMLPQFKPVVAIVIIAGICFGAESGFLVGAMTSFISNFFFGQGPWTPWQMFAFGIIGFLAGILVRKGALKKSRGPLCLYGFLATFFIYGGIMNMASLLMWSSIINWKSILVVYISGAPFDLIHACATVFFLLIAAKPMIEKLERIKKKYGLLES; via the coding sequence ATGTTGCAGGATAAATCATTAGACGATTTTCTCGATTTGTTTTTGGAAAAATCAGACCAAAACAAACCCAAGAAACGAATTGATGATTCGCTGAATATCCCAATTCCCATAAAGCGACAGGAAGAAAACGTGATGGTTCAGGACGAAGCGATTGATCAGGGCAGCAAAAGAAAATTAAGTAAACGGACCTGGACGGCGTTATTTATGATTCTGGTGATGATCCCCCTCACGATCTGGTTTGGGATTTCTTTTATGGGTGATCGCAAGTATTATTTTATCAGTCTGGTTATCGTTTGTTATACCGTTATTCCTTTTTTTATGGTTTTCGAAGGACGTAAACCGCAGGCCCGTGAGTTGATTATTATTGCTGTCCTGGCGGGGATTGGGGTCGCCGGGCGAGCTGCTTTTTTTATGTTGCCACAGTTTAAACCGGTGGTGGCTATTGTAATTATTGCCGGGATTTGTTTTGGCGCCGAGTCCGGTTTTCTGGTGGGAGCAATGACCAGTTTCATTTCCAATTTCTTTTTTGGTCAGGGCCCATGGACGCCATGGCAGATGTTTGCATTTGGGATTATTGGTTTTTTAGCCGGAATTCTGGTGCGTAAAGGAGCTCTGAAAAAAAGTCGCGGTCCGTTATGTTTGTATGGCTTTCTGGCAACCTTTTTTATTTATGGCGGGATTATGAATATGGCTTCGCTGCTGATGTGGTCCAGTATTATTAACTGGAAATCAATTTTGGTTGTTTATATCTCGGGTGCGCCCTTTGATTTGATTCATGCCTGCGCAACTGTTTTTTTTCTGTTAATTGCAGCAAAACCAATGATTGAAAAGCTTGAACGGATTAAGAAAAAGTATGGACTGCTTGAATCATGA
- a CDS encoding ABC transporter ATP-binding protein yields the protein MTIIKVNNLSFNYPEIKKPALKNIDLTIEEGNFVVLCGKSGCGKSTLLRHFKSVLTPHGQRTGEILYQGKKLEDADLRTQSQEIGYVLQSPENQIVTDKVWHELAFGLESLGYDTPTIRLRVAEMASYFGIQNWFKRNVVELSGGQKQLLNLASIMAMHPLVLILDEPTSQLDPIAASDFLETVKKINRDLGTTIIMTEHRLEDILPVADQVLVMDEGEIIASGTPADIGKQLHIIGHDMFLSMPTPMQIFAEVDSQQVCPITVREGRKWMSVLFQEHPAQKTTIPIETRASELNETVVELKDVWFRYDKNLPDVVKDLSLKVKKGEFYCLVGGNGTGKTTSLSLISGLNKPYRGKVLLNGKDVRKLSDKELFQGMLGVLPQNPQSLFVKKTVELDLYEIIGGTKEKKSSAYDSEIDKKTAVHKIAELMQITQLFDQHPYDLSGGEQQRLALAKIMLMKPQILLLDEPTKGLDNHFKQELGQILKKLQEHGVTIVMVSHDIEFCALFGDVCGLFFDGNIVTSNTPRAFFSGNSFYTTAANRMSRHIFENAITVKDVIRCCRINH from the coding sequence ATGACAATAATAAAAGTGAATAACTTATCTTTCAATTATCCCGAAATAAAAAAACCAGCTTTAAAAAACATCGATTTAACCATTGAAGAAGGCAATTTTGTCGTGCTTTGTGGTAAAAGTGGTTGTGGCAAAAGTACCTTGCTGAGGCATTTTAAATCGGTATTGACACCGCATGGTCAGCGCACCGGGGAAATCTTGTACCAGGGAAAGAAACTCGAAGACGCTGATTTAAGAACCCAAAGTCAGGAAATTGGTTACGTACTTCAAAGTCCGGAAAATCAGATTGTAACCGATAAGGTTTGGCATGAATTGGCGTTTGGACTGGAAAGTTTGGGTTATGATACCCCGACAATCCGCTTGAGAGTCGCGGAAATGGCCTCCTATTTTGGAATTCAGAACTGGTTCAAACGAAATGTTGTCGAATTATCGGGGGGGCAAAAACAGTTGCTGAATCTGGCCTCAATTATGGCGATGCACCCTTTGGTACTGATTCTCGATGAACCAACCTCGCAGTTAGATCCGATTGCCGCTTCCGATTTTCTGGAGACCGTTAAAAAAATCAATCGCGATCTGGGAACGACCATTATTATGACGGAACATCGCCTGGAAGATATTTTACCGGTGGCGGATCAGGTATTAGTAATGGATGAGGGCGAAATAATCGCCAGCGGAACCCCAGCGGATATCGGCAAACAGCTACACATAATTGGTCATGATATGTTTTTATCAATGCCGACCCCGATGCAGATTTTTGCCGAAGTGGATTCGCAGCAAGTGTGCCCGATTACGGTAAGGGAAGGGCGAAAGTGGATGAGTGTGTTGTTTCAGGAGCATCCGGCTCAAAAAACCACCATTCCGATTGAAACAAGAGCCTCTGAATTAAACGAAACGGTCGTTGAGCTAAAAGATGTCTGGTTTCGGTATGATAAAAATTTACCGGACGTAGTAAAAGATCTATCACTAAAGGTCAAAAAAGGTGAATTTTATTGTCTGGTTGGCGGTAACGGAACCGGAAAAACAACCTCATTGTCGTTGATTTCCGGACTCAATAAACCTTATCGCGGGAAAGTGCTGCTTAACGGTAAAGATGTCCGGAAATTATCGGATAAAGAGCTGTTTCAGGGGATGTTGGGAGTTTTGCCGCAAAATCCGCAGAGCCTTTTTGTAAAAAAAACGGTTGAATTGGATTTATACGAGATAATTGGAGGAACCAAAGAAAAAAAGAGCAGCGCTTATGATAGTGAGATCGACAAAAAAACAGCAGTGCATAAAATTGCGGAACTGATGCAGATAACACAACTATTCGATCAACATCCATATGATCTTAGCGGCGGTGAACAACAACGTCTGGCATTGGCCAAAATTATGTTGATGAAACCGCAAATCCTGTTATTGGATGAGCCGACAAAAGGCTTGGATAATCACTTTAAACAAGAATTAGGCCAGATTTTGAAAAAACTTCAGGAACATGGAGTGACCATTGTAATGGTGTCCCATGATATTGAGTTTTGTGCATTATTCGGGGATGTCTGTGGATTGTTTTTTGATGGCAATATTGTCACCAGCAATACCCCGCGGGCCTTTTTTTCGGGTAATAGTTTTTACACGACGGCGGCAAACCGCATGTCCCGGCATATTTTTGAAAATGCAATTACGGTAAAGGATGTGATTAGATGTTGCAGGATAAATCATTAG
- a CDS encoding energy-coupling factor transporter transmembrane component T has protein sequence MEDAFSTYHPIINFLYFAVVLIISMFFNHPVVLGISLISAIVYAFVLQGWKKVLKFNLLFMFPMLIIVALINPLFNHAGVTILFYLKNGNPITFESIIYGWVMAVILIQVIIWFSCYNIIMTSDKFIYLFGKIIPALSLIFSMVLRFVPKFKAQLKVISEGQKCIGRDISNGNILMRARHGVTILSIMVTWALENAIETADSMKARGYGLRGRTAFSIYRFDKRDKMMLIIMALLLILFITGVSMGNTFVQYNPIIVINGISPLTLASFLTYFIFFVFCLIPVWVDGLSFLKWKKLKAVIPEKKINTEIRVGVEMS, from the coding sequence ATGGAGGATGCTTTTTCGACTTATCATCCGATTATTAATTTTTTATATTTTGCGGTTGTTCTGATCATTAGTATGTTTTTTAATCATCCGGTGGTTTTAGGGATATCACTGATTTCAGCCATTGTTTATGCTTTTGTGCTTCAGGGCTGGAAGAAGGTGCTGAAATTCAATTTATTATTTATGTTCCCGATGCTTATTATTGTGGCACTAATCAATCCATTGTTTAATCATGCGGGGGTGACGATTCTTTTTTATTTAAAAAATGGCAACCCCATTACCTTTGAATCAATTATCTACGGATGGGTGATGGCGGTCATATTAATCCAGGTAATAATCTGGTTTTCCTGTTACAACATTATTATGACGTCAGACAAGTTTATTTATCTGTTTGGAAAAATTATTCCGGCCTTGTCGCTGATATTTTCGATGGTGTTACGGTTTGTGCCCAAGTTTAAAGCGCAACTGAAGGTGATCAGCGAGGGTCAGAAATGTATCGGCAGAGATATTAGTAATGGGAATATTCTGATGCGGGCCCGCCATGGGGTGACAATCCTGTCGATTATGGTGACCTGGGCCCTTGAAAATGCCATTGAAACGGCCGATAGCATGAAGGCCAGAGGTTATGGCTTAAGAGGTCGAACAGCCTTTTCGATTTACCGTTTTGATAAACGGGACAAAATGATGTTAATAATTATGGCGTTATTGTTAATTCTGTTTATAACCGGAGTATCCATGGGCAATACTTTTGTTCAGTATAACCCGATCATTGTGATTAATGGAATTAGTCCTTTAACTTTAGCCAGCTTTTTGACGTATTTTATTTTTTTCGTCTTCTGCTTAATCCCGGTGTGGGTTGATGGTTTGTCATTTTTAAAATGGAAAAAACTAAAAGCAGTGATTCCCGAAAAAAAAATAAATACTGAAATACGTGTTGGCGTGGAAATGTCATAA
- a CDS encoding DUF4430 domain-containing protein, with amino-acid sequence MKEGFEKKKLFLLMMLILIAVTTLGCSKISAALTDDDSTAVVELADNTEIPEDGIITAAQFRSIADQDRTVTFSGTDENGISYVWSYNGKDIKNPADQNLKIVFTTQGNTLEGVKAGAGNAPYGIAMKIAGTNGLITVPTLTITLPEKWDADSAALCKVDGGSIAKMSNATFDNLSETTRLSFKVIETGDDYYVVAGKTMASESAGAGDTGTTGGSTTTGEGATGNSATGNVCTVSINCATLLDHMDRLPSGKAGFVPANGWILYPSEVAFKEGDTVHDVLQRVCRENDIHMESSFTPAYNSAYVEGINQLYEKDGGELSGWMYNVNGWFPNYGCSQYTVKNGDVINWVYTCDLGKDVGDNSMW; translated from the coding sequence ATGAAGGAAGGGTTTGAAAAAAAGAAGTTATTTTTGCTGATGATGCTGATTTTGATTGCCGTGACAACATTGGGCTGTAGTAAGATTAGTGCCGCATTGACCGACGATGACTCGACAGCGGTGGTGGAATTGGCAGATAACACAGAAATTCCGGAAGACGGCATCATTACGGCAGCGCAATTCAGGTCGATTGCTGATCAGGACCGAACCGTTACCTTTTCGGGAACGGATGAAAACGGGATTAGCTATGTCTGGTCATATAATGGCAAAGATATTAAAAATCCGGCTGACCAGAATCTAAAAATTGTCTTTACCACGCAGGGCAATACCCTCGAGGGGGTTAAAGCCGGGGCTGGCAATGCGCCCTATGGGATTGCGATGAAAATCGCGGGAACCAACGGCTTAATAACAGTTCCAACGTTAACAATAACGCTTCCCGAAAAATGGGATGCCGACAGCGCCGCACTATGTAAAGTGGATGGTGGTAGCATTGCCAAAATGAGTAACGCCACCTTTGACAATCTGTCAGAGACAACGCGATTATCATTTAAAGTTATTGAAACCGGTGATGACTATTATGTGGTGGCCGGTAAAACTATGGCATCGGAAAGTGCCGGCGCTGGAGACACTGGCACCACCGGAGGCAGTACCACAACGGGAGAAGGAGCGACCGGGAACAGTGCAACCGGTAATGTCTGTACAGTGTCGATTAATTGCGCAACGTTACTTGATCATATGGATCGGCTGCCATCGGGAAAAGCGGGATTTGTTCCGGCCAATGGCTGGATTTTATATCCGTCGGAGGTTGCTTTTAAAGAAGGCGATACCGTTCACGATGTCTTACAGCGAGTCTGTCGGGAGAATGATATTCATATGGAATCAAGCTTTACTCCGGCTTATAATTCTGCTTATGTCGAAGGCATTAATCAGCTTTATGAGAAAGATGGCGGCGAGCTTTCGGGCTGGATGTACAATGTCAATGGCTGGTTTCCGAATTATGGATGTAGTCAATATACGGTTAAAAATGGGGATGTTATTAACTGGGTTTATACTTGCGATCTCGGAAAAGATGTTGGCGATAATAGCATGTGGTAG